In Podarcis muralis chromosome 14, rPodMur119.hap1.1, whole genome shotgun sequence, one genomic interval encodes:
- the POLR3K gene encoding DNA-directed RNA polymerase III subunit RPC10, translating into MLLFCPACGNVLVAEEGARCHRFACTTCPYVRNVTRKVTSRRYPKLKEVDDVLGGAAAWENVDSTAEPCPKCEHPRAYFMQLQTRSADEPMTTFYKCCSAQCGHRWRD; encoded by the exons ATGCTGCTCTTCTGCCCGGCCTGCGGGAACGTCCTGGTGGCCGAGGAGGGCGCGCGCTGCCACCGCTTCGCCTGCACCACGTGCCCCTACGTGCGCAACGTCACGCGCAag GTGACGAGCCGGCGCTACCCGAAACTCAAGGAGGTGGACGATGTGCTCGGAGGGGCCGCCGCCTGGGAGAACGTGGACTCCACTGCAG agccgTGCCCCAAGTGTGAGCACCCACGGGCCTACTTCATGCAGCTGCAGACGCGCTCGGCTGACGAGCCCATGACCACCTTCTACAAGTGCTGCAGCGCCCAGTGCGGACACCGCTGGAGGGACTGA
- the SNRNP25 gene encoding U11/U12 small nuclear ribonucleoprotein 25 kDa protein produces MAAPEAAEEEEAGEEGAVDAAHAEVLQLWQAGLARLVRDPLLCDLPAQVTPEEIGSQVALEYGQAMTVRVRRADAPEAPMPVVVVQNASVLDLKKAIQRFVQLKQERAGGIQHISWKYVWRTYCLTFGAEKLTDDRKKLREYGIRNRDEVSFVKKLRK; encoded by the exons ATGGCGGCGCCtgaggcggcggaggaggaggaggcgggcgaGGAGGGCGCCGTGGACGCGGCCCACGCCGAGGTGCTGCAGCTGTGGCAGGCCGGCCTGGCGCGCCTCGTGAGGGACCCGCTGCTCTGCGACCTCCCCGCGCAG GTGACCCCCGAGGAGATCGGCTCGCAGGTGGCGCTCGAGTACGGCCAGGCCATGACGGTGCGCGTGCGCAGAGCCGACGCCCCCGAGGCCCCCATGC CCGTGGTGGTGGTGCAGAATGCCAGCGTCCTGGACCTGAAGAAAGCCATCCAGCGGTTTGTGCAGCTGAAGCAGGAGCGGGCAGGGGGCATCCAGCACATCAGCTG GAAGTACGTGTGGCGAACATACTGCTTAACGTTTGGTGCAGAGAAGCTGACAGACGACAGGAAGAAGCTGAGAGA GTACGGCATCCGA